One window of the Gemmatimonadales bacterium genome contains the following:
- a CDS encoding aminotransferase class I/II-fold pyridoxal phosphate-dependent enzyme, with translation MTSPRPGRSTIAVHGTPHRIPDGAPVVQPVYQSTTYALPVGGGSEVLYERYGNTPNQTALARKYALLEGAEAAIVVGSGAAATALAHLAVLRPGDHLLASAWIYGGTKLFFDEELGRFGIDVTYVDPSQPRAWRRAVRKNTRAVFLESPTNPLMRVVDPAPIAAIARESGLALLVDSTFASPINFRPLEHGADVVITSATKYLNGHSDVTGGAVAGAQAVIDEVARLARIWGPALSSHAAWLLDRGLKTLALRMARHNTNGLAVATWASRQAGISAVFYPGLPDHPDQAVASRLLDGYGGMVGIALAGGVRAAETVLRRLRIFSHAPSLAGVESLVSEPRLTSHAAMSSEQRSAIGIPDGFLRLSCGIEDADDLIADLRHGLDGL, from the coding sequence ATGACATCGCCACGTCCGGGCCGCTCCACCATTGCCGTTCACGGCACCCCGCATCGGATTCCCGATGGGGCGCCGGTGGTGCAGCCGGTCTATCAGAGCACGACGTACGCGCTCCCTGTCGGTGGCGGCAGTGAGGTGTTGTATGAGCGCTACGGCAACACGCCGAATCAAACGGCCCTGGCGCGGAAGTACGCCCTGCTCGAGGGTGCGGAGGCGGCGATCGTGGTGGGCAGCGGTGCGGCCGCGACCGCACTGGCCCACCTTGCGGTGCTCCGACCGGGAGACCACTTGCTTGCCAGCGCCTGGATCTACGGCGGCACCAAGTTGTTCTTCGACGAAGAGCTGGGCCGCTTCGGCATCGACGTTACCTATGTCGATCCAAGCCAACCTCGCGCCTGGCGGCGGGCCGTCCGCAAAAACACCCGGGCCGTCTTTCTCGAATCCCCGACCAACCCGTTGATGCGAGTGGTCGACCCCGCTCCGATCGCCGCGATTGCACGGGAATCAGGGCTGGCGCTCCTGGTCGACAGCACCTTCGCGAGCCCGATCAATTTCCGTCCACTCGAGCATGGCGCCGATGTCGTCATTACCAGCGCGACCAAATACCTCAACGGGCATTCCGATGTAACGGGCGGGGCGGTGGCAGGAGCGCAGGCGGTCATCGACGAAGTCGCTCGCCTGGCGCGGATCTGGGGCCCCGCTCTCAGTTCGCATGCGGCGTGGCTGCTCGACCGGGGCCTCAAGACCCTGGCCCTCCGGATGGCTCGACACAATACCAATGGCCTGGCCGTCGCAACCTGGGCCAGCCGGCAGGCGGGCATCAGTGCGGTGTTCTACCCCGGGCTTCCTGACCACCCGGATCAAGCGGTCGCGTCGCGCCTGCTGGACGGGTACGGCGGCATGGTGGGTATTGCGCTGGCCGGCGGGGTTCGTGCCGCCGAGACCGTGCTTCGCAGGCTGCGCATTTTTTCCCATGCTCCAAGCCTGGCAGGCGTCGAGAGTCTCGTCTCAGAGCCACGACTCACGTCTCATGCGGCCATGTCGTCGGAGCAGCGGAGTGCCATCGGAATCCCGGACGGGTTCCTGCGGCTGAGTTGCGGTATCGAAGACGCCGATGACCTGATCGCCGATCTGCGACACGGACTCGATGGACTATGA
- the ftsE gene encoding cell division ATP-binding protein FtsE: MIRFNHVTKSYPNGVVGLADVTFHIPKGQFVFLTGHSGAGKSSILSLIFAEQRPTEGEVRVSGYQIAKLTSKEIPRLRRRLGVVFQDFRLLEYRTVEENVAFALEVTGARREGIPNRVMRVLTQVGLASKARAYPKELSGGEQQRVAIARALVNDPHILIADEPTGNLDERATRGVFQLLREINAGGTVVVMATHNMDLVHDTGYRTIELRGGRIVYDSAVDVPESAS; encoded by the coding sequence ATGATCCGGTTCAATCACGTTACGAAATCCTATCCCAACGGCGTGGTCGGCCTCGCTGACGTCACCTTCCATATTCCGAAGGGTCAGTTCGTCTTCCTGACCGGCCACTCGGGCGCAGGCAAGTCGTCGATTCTGTCGCTCATCTTTGCGGAGCAGCGACCGACGGAGGGCGAGGTCCGGGTTTCCGGGTATCAGATTGCCAAGCTGACGAGCAAGGAAATTCCGCGACTCCGCCGTCGCCTGGGCGTGGTGTTTCAGGACTTTCGACTGCTCGAGTATCGCACCGTGGAAGAAAATGTCGCCTTTGCGCTCGAGGTTACCGGCGCCCGTCGCGAGGGCATCCCCAACCGGGTCATGCGGGTCCTGACCCAGGTCGGGCTCGCCTCGAAAGCGCGCGCTTACCCGAAGGAGCTGTCGGGCGGTGAGCAGCAGCGGGTCGCGATTGCGCGCGCACTCGTCAACGATCCGCACATCCTGATCGCCGACGAACCGACGGGTAACCTGGACGAGCGCGCCACCCGGGGCGTCTTTCAGCTGCTGCGCGAAATCAACGCGGGCGGCACGGTCGTCGTCATGGCAACGCACAATATGGACCTGGTTCACGACACCGGGTATCGCACCATCGAACTTCGCGGCGGTCGGATCGTGTACGACAGCGCGGTCGATGTACCGGAGAGCGCATCATGA
- a CDS encoding ABC transporter permease: MKQRTPVREAMLTFRRTPLLSALSVASIGFSLFTVGLFALVALNFRQALDTLAERVEVVAFVLRGTPTEAVSQATQDIEAFPEVLSVHYVTSDEALSRARRELVEFREAYQELEVNPLPPSFEIRLQPAFRDAAHAQAVAERLRGFPFIEDVRYGRDWVERLDKIRNIAAVVGLVIGFAFAAVAVVIIGVTIRITVLQRAKEIAIMRLVGATNGYIRGPFLIEGAVKGVLGGLLAVLMSWLMFTIFQRTVGDAGTTLAFFRVPEILLMLVFGTTIGLAGSIMSVGRQLKSV; the protein is encoded by the coding sequence ATGAAGCAGCGAACCCCGGTCCGCGAGGCCATGCTCACCTTTCGACGCACCCCGCTGCTCTCCGCTCTTTCGGTGGCGTCGATCGGCTTCTCGCTCTTTACGGTTGGCCTCTTTGCGCTGGTCGCCCTCAACTTCCGGCAAGCCCTGGATACCCTGGCCGAGCGGGTCGAGGTGGTCGCCTTCGTGCTGCGGGGCACACCCACCGAGGCCGTCAGCCAGGCCACCCAGGACATCGAAGCCTTTCCCGAGGTGCTGTCCGTCCACTACGTGACCTCCGATGAAGCGTTGAGTCGGGCGCGCCGGGAACTGGTCGAGTTCCGGGAGGCGTACCAGGAGCTGGAGGTCAATCCGCTCCCGCCGTCGTTTGAGATTCGGCTGCAACCGGCATTCCGAGATGCGGCGCATGCGCAGGCGGTCGCCGAGCGATTGCGCGGCTTTCCGTTCATCGAGGATGTCCGCTATGGTCGAGACTGGGTGGAACGGCTCGACAAGATTCGCAACATCGCCGCCGTGGTCGGTCTCGTCATCGGCTTCGCGTTTGCGGCGGTCGCGGTCGTCATCATCGGTGTGACGATCCGGATCACGGTGCTGCAGCGAGCCAAGGAGATCGCCATCATGCGCCTGGTCGGCGCCACCAACGGCTACATTCGGGGACCCTTTCTGATCGAAGGGGCAGTCAAAGGCGTGCTCGGCGGCTTGCTGGCGGTCCTGATGTCGTGGCTCATGTTCACGATCTTCCAGCGCACCGTGGGCGACGCCGGAACGACACTGGCCTTTTTCCGGGTCCCGGAGATTCTGTTGATGCTCGTCTTCGGCACTACGATCGGTCTGGCCGGCAGCATCATGTCGGTCGGCAGGCAGCTCAAAAGTGTCTGA
- a CDS encoding peptidoglycan DD-metalloendopeptidase family protein — protein sequence MSETRRVRYRQAALLVLLAVGLGLAEPATAQQPTDLEKSRQRLEEIRAERERLRRDQERLQGQVRDAGRELDNLERQRDVTNRIVNELERQIGGLGSQLDGTATQLALAQDNLIDRRAVLERRLVDIYKRGSLHTFQVLLAAESFSDLLSRYKYLFLTSRQDRALVRDVERLRNRIQAQRGELVLVQEQLDRRRADRETELRSYRSLADERAAQIRRLRQSTQTTARRLTVLARDEEQLNEVLAALERSRAAAGRAPARPAPGAAPSAARTTGVSTADLGRLDWPVAGRILHNFGPDTLTSGARVTRHGISIAAAAGTPVTAVSPGRVVMVQRLGTYGLSVILEHPSGYFSLYMQLASSVVNVGDEIGKGQTIGTVGGENTEFGPHLYFEIRGDKQIAMDPTAWLRRRN from the coding sequence GTGTCTGAGACCCGCCGGGTCCGGTATCGGCAGGCCGCGCTGCTCGTGCTGCTGGCGGTCGGCTTGGGTCTTGCCGAGCCGGCCACTGCGCAGCAACCCACAGATCTGGAGAAAAGCCGGCAGCGCCTCGAGGAGATTCGCGCGGAGCGGGAACGGCTGCGGCGCGATCAGGAGCGGCTGCAGGGGCAGGTCCGAGACGCGGGTCGCGAACTCGACAATCTCGAACGGCAGCGCGATGTCACCAACCGGATCGTCAACGAACTCGAACGGCAGATTGGCGGGCTCGGCTCGCAGCTGGATGGAACGGCGACGCAACTGGCCCTGGCGCAGGACAATCTGATCGACCGTCGCGCCGTCCTCGAGCGTCGCCTGGTCGACATCTACAAGCGCGGCTCACTCCACACGTTTCAGGTCCTCTTGGCGGCCGAATCGTTTTCGGATCTGCTCTCCCGCTACAAGTACCTCTTCCTGACCAGCCGACAGGACCGCGCGCTGGTGCGCGACGTCGAACGACTCCGCAACCGGATTCAGGCGCAGCGAGGGGAGCTGGTCCTGGTTCAGGAGCAGCTCGACCGCCGCCGGGCCGATCGCGAGACCGAGCTCCGGAGCTATCGCTCCCTTGCCGACGAGCGAGCGGCCCAGATCCGACGACTCCGGCAGAGCACCCAGACGACCGCGCGCCGGCTGACCGTGCTGGCCCGCGACGAAGAACAGCTCAACGAAGTCCTGGCGGCATTGGAGCGAAGTCGCGCCGCAGCCGGGCGGGCCCCTGCTCGTCCCGCTCCGGGGGCCGCACCGTCGGCGGCGCGTACTACCGGCGTGTCGACGGCCGACCTGGGCCGGCTCGACTGGCCGGTTGCCGGACGGATCCTTCACAACTTCGGCCCCGACACGCTGACGAGCGGGGCCCGGGTAACCCGCCACGGCATTTCCATCGCGGCGGCCGCCGGAACACCGGTCACGGCCGTGTCGCCGGGTCGCGTGGTCATGGTGCAGCGGCTCGGTACCTACGGACTCTCGGTCATTCTGGAGCACCCGAGCGGCTACTTCTCGCTGTATATGCAGCTGGCTTCGTCGGTCGTGAACGTGGGTGACGAGATCGGCAAGGGTCAGACGATCGGAACGGTCGGTGGTGAGAACACCGAGTTCGGTCCTCACCTCTACTTCGAGATTCGCGGCGACAAGCAAATCGCCATGGATCCGACCGCCTGGCTCAGGCGCCGGAACTGA
- a CDS encoding diguanylate cyclase: protein MHTRVLLLGNADARPPGLERSLISAGFGLGEAGFLPEAPGDAGSPDLVILSLGCVGEELTAQLLPITNEAWRNVPAIVLLPEGTTDAVERVLSLGALDVMVGPVYLPELVARVVARLRGVRDGFRSMRSANGQAQLFAVFQDVAMAARPEEMLQLLVRGIAASLGAAHCACIFTIDAARGRVISVAERPEVRNLEVDLQEYPEVRHAVRTGRTAFVPNVAQHPLFGDSPDSAWKAQVPTSAAAVPIAFQGRTVGVLVVRTALPQPNLTIDDVAFIEALVAATARLLEQEDRRATVYRRQASAGVIDPLTGCGGLDALDRRVRDETQRSDRYGRRFSLLLVDVDGLRFINQQHGIEAGDQILRELGGLFQRELRSPDFVARYGGDEFAFILPETDEAGARDMLARLRSAIASHTFDDAGQNLSISGGWVSYPAATVLTPEDLFAAAEAGLIERKAKPASHAA from the coding sequence GTGCATACTCGCGTTCTCTTGCTTGGCAATGCAGATGCCCGTCCCCCTGGGCTCGAGCGATCCTTGATCAGCGCGGGCTTTGGTTTGGGCGAGGCTGGCTTCCTGCCCGAGGCGCCGGGTGATGCCGGCTCGCCGGACTTGGTGATTCTGTCGCTCGGGTGTGTCGGTGAAGAACTGACGGCCCAGTTGCTGCCGATTACGAACGAGGCCTGGCGCAACGTGCCCGCCATCGTGCTGCTTCCCGAAGGCACCACGGACGCCGTCGAGCGGGTCCTCTCGCTGGGGGCGCTCGACGTTATGGTCGGGCCCGTCTACCTGCCGGAGCTCGTTGCGCGGGTGGTGGCGCGGCTCCGCGGCGTCCGTGACGGCTTCCGTTCGATGCGGTCGGCCAACGGGCAGGCCCAGCTCTTTGCCGTCTTTCAAGACGTGGCAATGGCGGCTCGGCCCGAGGAGATGCTGCAGCTGCTGGTGCGCGGGATTGCGGCGTCGCTGGGCGCGGCACACTGCGCCTGCATCTTTACGATCGATGCCGCGCGGGGTCGGGTCATCTCGGTCGCCGAACGTCCCGAGGTTCGCAACCTCGAAGTGGATCTGCAGGAGTACCCTGAGGTGAGGCATGCCGTGCGCACCGGACGCACGGCGTTCGTGCCGAATGTCGCGCAGCATCCGCTCTTCGGTGATTCACCGGACTCCGCCTGGAAGGCGCAGGTGCCGACCAGCGCCGCGGCAGTCCCGATCGCCTTTCAAGGTCGTACGGTCGGCGTCCTGGTCGTTCGGACCGCGCTGCCGCAGCCGAATCTGACGATCGACGATGTGGCCTTCATCGAAGCCCTGGTCGCTGCAACTGCCCGCCTGCTCGAGCAGGAAGACCGCCGAGCCACCGTCTACCGCCGTCAGGCCAGCGCGGGCGTGATCGATCCGCTGACCGGGTGTGGCGGGCTGGATGCGCTCGATCGCCGGGTGCGCGATGAGACCCAGCGGTCCGACCGGTATGGCCGCCGGTTCTCGCTGCTCTTGGTCGACGTTGATGGCCTCCGGTTCATCAATCAGCAGCACGGTATTGAAGCGGGCGACCAGATTCTGCGTGAGTTGGGTGGCCTGTTTCAGCGGGAACTGCGGTCTCCCGACTTCGTGGCGCGCTACGGCGGGGATGAGTTTGCTTTCATACTTCCGGAAACGGACGAGGCGGGCGCCCGGGATATGCTGGCTCGTCTGCGCAGCGCGATCGCGAGTCACACCTTCGATGACGCAGGTCAGAACCTGTCGATTTCAGGAGGGTGGGTCAGCTATCCGGCGGCAACGGTGCTGACACCCGAAGATCTCTTTGCGGCGGCGGAGGCCGGGCTGATCGAACGGAAGGCCAAGCCGGCCAGCCACGCAGCCTAG
- a CDS encoding phosphoenolpyruvate carboxykinase codes for MNAPLNLSAHGITTKTVWANLTNPALYEHAARRNEGSFTDHGAFAVNTTPHTGRSPKDKFVVDEPDSTGRIWWEKNERISEAHFDRLLADVKQYLNGLPELFVQDLYGGADPAYRLPVRFLTPNAWQAMFVRNMFIRPGAADLPAFSPSFTVYHAPEFQADPATHGTRTGTFIVLNFAKRTVLIGGTRYAGEMKKSIFTVLNYLLPQQGVLPMHCSANIGSGGDTAIFFGLSGTGKTTLSADPNRKLIGDDEHGWSDRGTFNFEGGCYAKVIRLSASGEPEIYAASHRFGTVLENVVIDPTTRRVDFDSQDITENTRSSYPIHFIPNFEPSGVGGHPRNIVFLTADAFGVMPPIARLTPEQAMYHFLSGYTAKVAGTERGVTEPTATFSSCFGAPFLPLHPGEYARMLGERIAKHAANVWLVNTGWTGGAYGVGSRMKLGNTRAMVTAALSGGLDKASYRKDPVFGFDVPTAVPGVTDKVLDPRSTWADAAAYDAQAAKLAAMFRDNFKGFAGQVPDAVTSAGPA; via the coding sequence ATGAACGCACCCCTGAATCTGTCGGCCCACGGTATCACCACGAAGACCGTATGGGCCAACCTCACGAACCCCGCGCTGTACGAGCATGCGGCCCGGCGGAACGAAGGCAGCTTCACCGATCACGGCGCGTTTGCCGTCAATACGACCCCGCACACAGGGCGATCCCCCAAGGACAAGTTCGTCGTCGATGAACCGGACTCGACCGGCCGGATCTGGTGGGAGAAGAACGAGCGAATCTCCGAAGCGCACTTCGACCGCCTGCTGGCCGACGTCAAACAGTACCTGAACGGACTACCGGAGCTGTTCGTGCAGGATCTCTACGGCGGCGCCGATCCGGCGTACCGGCTGCCGGTCCGGTTTCTGACGCCGAATGCCTGGCAAGCCATGTTCGTTCGCAACATGTTCATCCGGCCCGGCGCTGCCGACCTGCCCGCGTTCTCACCGTCGTTTACCGTCTACCACGCGCCTGAGTTCCAGGCGGACCCCGCGACGCACGGCACCCGGACCGGGACCTTCATCGTCCTCAACTTCGCCAAGCGGACCGTGCTGATCGGCGGAACCCGCTATGCGGGTGAGATGAAGAAGTCGATCTTTACCGTCCTCAACTACCTGTTGCCCCAGCAGGGCGTCCTCCCGATGCACTGCTCGGCCAACATCGGCAGCGGCGGCGATACGGCCATTTTCTTCGGCCTGTCGGGCACCGGCAAGACGACCCTCTCGGCCGACCCGAACCGCAAGCTGATCGGCGACGATGAGCACGGTTGGAGCGACCGCGGCACTTTCAACTTCGAAGGTGGTTGCTACGCCAAGGTCATTCGACTCTCCGCGAGCGGTGAGCCCGAGATCTACGCCGCGAGCCATCGGTTCGGCACCGTGCTCGAGAACGTCGTGATCGACCCGACCACCCGACGCGTCGACTTCGACAGCCAGGATATTACCGAGAATACGCGTTCGAGTTACCCGATCCATTTCATACCCAACTTCGAACCGAGCGGGGTTGGCGGGCATCCCAGGAACATCGTGTTCCTGACGGCCGATGCCTTCGGCGTCATGCCCCCCATTGCGCGGCTGACACCAGAACAGGCGATGTACCACTTCCTCTCCGGCTATACGGCCAAAGTGGCCGGTACGGAGCGAGGGGTGACGGAGCCGACGGCCACCTTCTCGTCCTGCTTCGGAGCGCCCTTCCTGCCGCTTCACCCGGGTGAGTACGCCAGGATGCTGGGAGAACGAATCGCCAAGCACGCGGCCAACGTCTGGCTCGTCAACACGGGATGGACCGGCGGCGCCTACGGGGTCGGGTCGCGGATGAAGCTCGGGAACACTCGCGCCATGGTCACGGCCGCCCTGTCCGGAGGCCTCGACAAGGCATCCTACCGCAAGGACCCGGTCTTCGGTTTCGACGTCCCGACGGCCGTCCCTGGCGTCACCGACAAGGTGCTCGACCCGCGGTCCACCTGGGCCGATGCGGCGGCCTACGATGCCCAGGCCGCGAAGTTGGCCGCCATGTTCAGAGATAACTTCAAAGGATTTGCCGGTCAGGTGCCGGATGCGGTGACCAGCGCTGGCCCCGCCTGA
- a CDS encoding HD domain-containing protein, translating into MTGGSAPAGLPSFEMPEIIRDPLWDNIELDATMMSVVDTAPMQRLRYIRQLGHAFLVYPGATHTRFEHALGAYHLTARALAILGRRGELEGIAAVDQQAVLLAALLHDVGHYPFSHGLEEAGFAHHEELGVARLRTGELRTVLDGLGGPALISDIGALIQGRSTNPLQGLISGTLDLDKVDYLSRDARGCGVSYGTLDVDRMLATLTLVRNDAGQLEVGILDKGISALETMLFGKYQMYRNVYWHHAVRSATCMFKRAVRSAVATGRIMAVQLADATDGALMERLLASEPTGLARAVHERRLYKRALDLPASDVPANAGDWIDRDPDLLEQVENALAKELDLSPGELLLDYPARSNMLAVDLALKTRDGRTERLTGAGRAGQLGLPRIAAELYQSARRLRIFTARSPRKELKGIVGMLTLPEDEILRRLQTGAPLQ; encoded by the coding sequence ATGACGGGAGGCTCGGCGCCCGCCGGCCTCCCCTCGTTTGAGATGCCCGAGATCATTCGCGATCCCCTCTGGGACAACATCGAACTCGACGCGACCATGATGTCGGTCGTCGACACCGCGCCGATGCAGCGGCTCCGCTACATCCGCCAGCTCGGCCACGCCTTTCTGGTCTATCCCGGCGCAACCCACACCCGCTTCGAACACGCGCTTGGCGCGTACCATCTGACCGCTCGGGCGCTGGCGATCCTGGGCCGGCGGGGCGAACTGGAGGGCATTGCCGCGGTGGACCAGCAGGCAGTCCTGCTGGCCGCGCTGCTCCACGATGTCGGTCACTATCCCTTTTCGCACGGGCTCGAAGAGGCCGGCTTTGCCCACCACGAAGAGCTCGGCGTTGCCCGCCTGCGGACCGGTGAGCTGCGCACCGTCCTGGACGGATTGGGCGGACCGGCTCTGATCTCGGATATCGGCGCACTGATTCAGGGGCGCAGCACCAACCCGCTCCAGGGCCTGATCTCGGGCACGCTCGACCTCGACAAGGTGGACTACCTGAGTCGTGATGCCAGAGGCTGCGGCGTTTCCTACGGCACTTTGGATGTCGACCGCATGCTGGCGACCCTGACCCTGGTACGGAACGACGCGGGACAGCTCGAGGTCGGGATTCTCGACAAGGGCATCAGCGCACTCGAGACCATGCTGTTCGGCAAGTATCAGATGTACCGCAACGTCTACTGGCACCATGCGGTTCGGTCGGCCACTTGCATGTTCAAGCGGGCCGTACGGTCCGCAGTCGCGACCGGGCGCATCATGGCGGTCCAACTCGCCGACGCCACCGACGGAGCGCTGATGGAACGACTCCTGGCATCAGAACCAACCGGCCTTGCCCGCGCCGTGCACGAGCGGCGCCTCTACAAACGGGCGCTCGACCTGCCCGCCAGCGACGTTCCAGCCAACGCGGGAGATTGGATTGATCGCGACCCTGACCTGCTCGAGCAGGTCGAGAACGCGCTCGCGAAGGAGCTCGATCTCTCCCCGGGCGAGCTGCTGCTCGACTATCCCGCCCGCAGCAACATGCTCGCGGTCGACCTGGCCCTCAAAACGCGCGACGGGCGGACCGAGCGGTTGACCGGTGCGGGGCGAGCCGGCCAGTTGGGCTTGCCCAGGATTGCGGCGGAGTTGTATCAGAGCGCTCGGCGCCTCCGGATTTTCACGGCACGCTCGCCGCGGAAGGAGCTGAAGGGCATCGTTGGAATGCTGACCTTGCCAGAGGACGAGATCCTTCGCCGACTCCAGACCGGAGCACCGCTCCAGTAG
- a CDS encoding CIA30 family protein, which yields MSTRPIFALIPMLVPLLAASGGPLTLRSSAADASVAPQGNGSFALRDVRVFDGERVIARANVIVRDGMIQTVGPDLAIPAGLAVTDGTGKTLLPGFLDAHTHSWGDAQRDALRFGVTTQFDMLGDWNRIPSLAAQRSSTAPTALADLWTAGAAVTAPGGHGTQFGMRVPTLPADADASTFVRARLAEGSDYVKIIVEDMSVYGAPTRMPTLSPAQVTAAIAATRSGGKLAVVHVAAQRDARHAVASGASGLVHIFQDEIADAAFVADAKRRDVFVIPTLSVIATMAGNGAGPALAADAALTPLLTPDQTAGLARTFGSLKQPAFLERALASVRALHQAGVTVLAGTDAPNPGTAHGVSIHGELLLLTEAGMTPAQALSAATARVADRFGVPDRGRIAPGKRADLILVTGDPTTDIRATRAIEAVWKNGYAIDRRLPAPVAATATGALIPADGLISDFDGERIEARFGAGWQPTTDAMMGGTSSVTHRLVRSGANGSPGALEVAGEIMANAAFPWAGVIFFPAAQPMQPADLSAHGELVFQAKGDGRTYQVMLFSGEAAQGAPAVQTFTAGPEWAQVRIPLTAFGGGNPALVRGLVFAAGQPAGAFRFQLDEVRLR from the coding sequence ATGTCGACTCGTCCCATCTTCGCGTTGATTCCGATGCTGGTGCCGCTGCTGGCGGCGAGCGGAGGCCCGCTTACGCTCCGTTCGTCAGCGGCTGACGCATCGGTCGCTCCGCAAGGCAACGGCAGCTTCGCGTTACGAGACGTCCGTGTCTTCGACGGCGAACGTGTCATCGCCCGCGCCAACGTGATCGTCAGGGATGGCATGATCCAGACGGTGGGTCCGGATCTGGCGATTCCCGCCGGCCTTGCTGTCACGGATGGTACAGGCAAGACCCTGCTGCCCGGCTTCCTCGATGCGCACACCCACAGCTGGGGCGATGCGCAGCGTGATGCGCTTCGTTTCGGTGTGACCACCCAGTTCGACATGCTGGGGGACTGGAACCGAATCCCCTCGCTGGCAGCTCAGCGCAGCTCGACTGCACCCACCGCGCTTGCGGATCTGTGGACCGCCGGAGCGGCCGTCACGGCGCCCGGCGGGCACGGAACTCAGTTCGGGATGCGAGTGCCAACCCTGCCTGCCGACGCCGATGCCTCCACTTTCGTTCGGGCGCGGTTGGCCGAGGGCTCCGACTACGTCAAGATCATCGTCGAAGACATGAGCGTGTACGGTGCTCCAACCCGAATGCCGACGCTCTCACCTGCGCAGGTTACCGCCGCGATTGCCGCGACCCGCTCCGGCGGAAAGCTCGCGGTGGTGCACGTCGCCGCCCAGCGAGATGCCCGACACGCCGTGGCATCCGGCGCGAGCGGTCTGGTCCACATCTTCCAGGACGAGATCGCTGATGCCGCGTTCGTCGCCGATGCCAAGCGCCGAGATGTGTTTGTGATTCCGACACTTTCGGTCATCGCGACTATGGCCGGCAACGGCGCCGGCCCGGCCCTCGCGGCGGATGCTGCGCTCACCCCGCTCCTCACCCCGGATCAAACCGCCGGCCTGGCCCGCACCTTCGGCTCGTTGAAGCAGCCGGCATTCCTCGAGCGAGCGCTCGCGTCGGTCCGCGCGCTGCACCAGGCTGGTGTCACGGTGCTTGCCGGCACCGACGCGCCCAATCCAGGCACGGCGCACGGTGTCAGTATCCACGGGGAGCTGCTGCTGCTTACGGAGGCCGGCATGACCCCTGCACAGGCGCTGTCCGCTGCCACGGCACGGGTGGCCGATCGTTTCGGCGTGCCTGACCGCGGCCGAATCGCGCCAGGGAAGCGGGCCGACCTGATCCTCGTCACCGGTGACCCGACCACCGATATCCGAGCCACCCGCGCGATCGAGGCCGTCTGGAAGAACGGCTATGCCATCGATCGGAGACTGCCCGCGCCTGTGGCTGCCACGGCCACCGGAGCCCTCATTCCGGCCGATGGCCTGATCAGCGATTTCGACGGGGAGCGGATCGAGGCACGGTTCGGAGCCGGATGGCAGCCGACCACCGATGCGATGATGGGTGGAACCTCGTCGGTGACGCACCGCCTCGTACGGAGCGGCGCAAACGGCTCCCCAGGTGCGCTCGAGGTCGCCGGCGAGATCATGGCGAATGCGGCATTTCCCTGGGCCGGAGTCATCTTCTTTCCCGCCGCGCAGCCGATGCAGCCGGCCGATCTCTCGGCGCACGGTGAGCTCGTCTTCCAGGCCAAGGGTGATGGGCGAACCTATCAGGTAATGCTTTTCTCGGGCGAGGCGGCCCAGGGCGCCCCGGCCGTGCAGACCTTCACGGCGGGGCCGGAGTGGGCTCAGGTGCGCATTCCGCTCACCGCCTTCGGTGGCGGCAACCCGGCCCTCGTCCGCGGGTTGGTTTTCGCTGCCGGGCAGCCGGCAGGGGCGTTCCGGTTTCAGCTCGATGAGGTTCGCCTGCGCTGA
- a CDS encoding DinB family protein: MRRIATAMFAAAIAVSAPGARAQAVPEGFASELLRQFDGSMQKFIALAEAMPASAYGWSPGPGVMTVARVYGHVVRYNYLYPATSLGVPAPSNRDAAATEDITDKAQLVALLRESREHVQRAIRGLPADLAQPTRLYGREVTQAAVLLQLVAHMNEHLGQSIAYARSNNVVPPWSR, translated from the coding sequence ATGCGTCGCATTGCCACCGCCATGTTCGCCGCGGCCATCGCGGTAAGTGCACCGGGCGCTCGGGCTCAGGCTGTGCCTGAGGGCTTCGCGTCCGAGTTGCTCAGACAGTTCGACGGATCGATGCAGAAGTTCATCGCGCTGGCTGAAGCCATGCCAGCGTCGGCCTACGGCTGGAGCCCGGGTCCGGGCGTGATGACCGTTGCCCGGGTATACGGCCACGTCGTTCGTTACAACTACCTGTACCCTGCCACCTCGCTCGGCGTTCCCGCGCCGAGCAATCGGGACGCCGCAGCCACTGAGGACATCACGGACAAAGCCCAGCTGGTCGCGCTGCTGCGGGAATCCCGAGAACACGTTCAGCGCGCCATCCGAGGCCTGCCAGCAGACCTGGCCCAGCCGACGAGGCTCTACGGGCGGGAGGTGACCCAGGCAGCCGTGCTGCTGCAACTCGTTGCTCACATGAATGAACACCTGGGTCAGTCGATCGCCTACGCCAGATCGAACAACGTCGTGCCGCCGTGGTCTCGCTAG